The DNA window CGGCGATCAATCCCTCGACCGGCGCGATCACGTGGCAGTACAAGGACGACTATCCCCTGGTCGGCGGCACCCTGGCCACGGCCGGCGGGCTGGTGTTCACCGGTAATCAGGCCGGCTATGCCCTGGCCTTTGACGCCGACACGGGCGCGCTGTTGTGGCGCTTTCAGACCGGCTCGGGGGTGCGCGGACAGCCGGTGACCTACAAGCTTGACGGCCGGCAGTACGTGGCCGTGCCGAGCGGCGGCGGCGGCTTGGCCACGACCCTGCTGGGCAAGCCGGACAAGGTCAATCAGGGCAGCGCGCTGGTGGTCTTTGCCCTGCCGGAGTCCTAGAACGTGCTGGAAACTGAAAAAGACAAATCGCAGGAAAAAGCGCACAATACCCGCACCTTCATCCGCCTCACCACGACCTGACCGTTCCTGCTGCGATGGACCGGCTAGGGCGTTCCATCGCCATCCCGGGGTATCGGCGTGCTGGGTTCGGTCCCTGCGATCACGACTTTGTCCCAATTCGGCGTCCCGTCCTGCAGTAGCTCCGGCATCCCGTCCCGTAGCAGTTTGACGACTGACCGGCGCGCTATCTCAAATCCCTTGCTGAACGCATCATCCTCTGCTGTGGCTGACGACCGCTGACCTCCGTGAATGATCGCTGCCCGCACTTTGGAGAACTCCTCAACATCCTGGAGCACCCGTAAACGGTCTTCCGTGCCGGTTTCGAGGAAACAGGCGGCCCGCGTCTTCAGCTTGAACGTTATGTCGCCCTCTCCGGGTTTGTACAGGCGCTCCAGGGCAATCGCCACGTCCAGAATCCTGTCGTCGGTCCCGAACCGGCCGCTTCGCGCCAGCGCCCCCGCAAGCCGGGCGATGATCGGCGCACAATACCGATACTGGGCGCTGTTCCGGTCCTTGAAGGCTTGTCTGGCTTCGGCGAGCGCGTCTTCGCGCAACTCGATTGATCCAGCAGACGGGTCGAATGGCCGGGCAGCACGGCCCCAATCGTAACTGCCGTGATAATACGGCAGTCCCAGGAGATGCGAGGCCCGGCGATGGGTGCAGTACGGGATCCTCACCAGGGACATGACCGGGGCGGCGTGGAAGAGCGCCAGCAGTTCGACAAACGCCTCCGCGTCTGTGAGAAACGAGCCGCCCCAATCCAGGTCTGGGTCGGCAGCATCACCCTGTTTGCGGAACTCAGGCTGCCAGCGAAAAGACTGCACCAGCGCCCCGACAGCCCGCTGAAGGTTGTGGTGGATGACCGCCGGCGCGACAGTCTGCAACATGTCCTCGTTCGCGAACGCGTTCAGCTGCTTGAAAGGCAGGAGCGCCATGTCGTCCGTAAGCGACACTGCCTTGCTCACGCGCAGACCGTAGAAGAGCGTGACGTGGTAGCCCACCAAGAGATCGCGGGCACCGGGCATCCGCCCCAGGTCCCCTCCGGGCTCCAGCAACTCGTGCAATTCGGAAGCCGCTACGCTGAAGCCGTCCTGACGTACCTCCATCCCACGCGTCATCAGCCCGCTCATGATGCTCAACAGGCTCTCAGAGCTGCCGTGGTTCACGATCCAGATCGAGAATTCCCCTCGGCCGTCGGCAGAATCCACAAGGCCCGCCCAGGCGGGGTGCGCCGCGAGTATGCGCTGGACCTCAGCCAATGCGGCGCGGAGGGGAGCGTAACGGTCCGCGAAGGACCGTCCCGCTCTGGAAGCCTGCCCATAGAAGGCCCGGAGGTCGGCGGAAGGATCGTCGAACGCACTTCGCCGGAACAGCGTGCTTTCGCTACGGATACGTTGCTGGCGCTGCTGGTCGAGTTCGTCCGGGTAACGCTTCTGCGTCTCGGCCAGCGCGGCGAGAGCCCCCGCCAGTCGCTCGATCCAATCCTCGGCTGCGAATTCACCGGTTGTCATACATGTTTCCTGCCGCGGTCTCACCGCGCATGGGAACGGTATGCTGCACTTCGGCGGCCGGATGCTCGTCGCTGAGTTGAATGTCTTGCGTTTGCATCGCCTTGAGCCGTGGCCAATCCGTTGTAGACGTTCTTGTGGCCACGTTCACTCTCTATTGTCCCGCCGCTGGTCGTGGCTCATAGCGCTCGACCTCGATTTCATCCTCACGCGCTTGCGCCTGGGCAACGTCGTAGGCGGCCTGCAAGCGTATCCATGTCTCCGTCGTGGAGCCGAACGCTTTCGCCAGCCGGATCGCCATGTCGGTGGACATGCGGGCGCGGCAATTCACCAAGTTCGAGAGGGCCTGGCGGCTAACGCCGAGCACCTTCGCGCCTTCGGTGACGTTCAGGCCAAGCGGTTCCAGACAGGACACCCGGACAATTTTGCCAGGGTGCGGCGGATTTTTCATCGGCACGACGGCCCTCCTTCGTAGAGTCGCTTGAGCCCCCGATGTTGAAAGCTCCGTATCACTGTGTCTATCAACACTTATCAATTCTTTCTGCGAGAGCGTCCAGCCGATCGGGGAAGTGAAATGGCGCTACAGCAACCAGTTCTTTATCGTCTATATAAACAACCTCACCGATAACATGATCAGAACCCTCCACGAAGGCCTCACCGGATTCGAGCCTTATGTCGGCTTTGCCGATATGACTTTCGCGCCGCGCTTCAAGCTCTATCTCTCTACGGTACTGGCAAATGACTGCATCAAACACAAGAATATCATCCTGATGGGGCACGAAGACGACCGGGATAACAAAGAAGATGTGAATATGCACAGCTACCTCTGGGAGGATTCCGGTTACACGTGCCGGAGCCTCCAGGAAACGTATTTCGGGGTTTTGCTCTCGTACAAGATCGAACGGCCGGTCTTCCAGGGCTTTGAATCCGACACGGAATTCTCGATCAATGCCGTGAGCCCTAATCCCCTGCCGATCGCAGATTTCGAGGTTCGGATTGACGAGAGCAAACTTGGCTACCTGGCTACCGAGAAGACTGGAACACTCAAACGGATAGGCTTGCTTGGCGGTGATCTCTCCCAGCTCCAGGACATGATCTCCGAAGCGTCTTGCGCTGCAACGGGGTAGGGGACGCAGGCCCACAGGAGGGCGACACCAAGGGAAAGCCAGCGCAGAGATGTCATGGGGATACTTTCTCCTTCCTACTTGCCATCGCCCGCGGTCCACTCGGCCTTAGCCTTCCTCCACTGGAGCCTGCTGGTCAGTCATTTTTCTCACTTCTATACCGTTAAGCTCAGACATTAGATTAGCGGTTTCCTTTAGAGCGGTAATAAGTAGCGTTGCTGCTGCCCGGAATTGTTGGTCTAGGGCAGTGACTCGCTCTGCGTCTAGCTTATCAAGCCTTCCCTCAACTAGGTCTTGGACGTCTGGATGCCCAAGGTCTTGTAACAGTATATGAATTTCAGTGGCATACTCGTTAATTGCTCTGGTCATAGGAACGTTGATAGGCCACAACTTGATGCGGTAGCCCCTTTCCTGGAGCACTTTCCATGCGTCCTCAGGAGACATTGTGAGGTGAGGGCGAGCCTCCTTGGAATTCTTCATGAATCCCCACAACTCCTTTAGAGCGGTGGTCTGAGCCTCCAGCAGCATATTCAGATCAGCGAGCGCTACCGTTCGCCTGCCTCTGATCTCTTGTTCCTTTTCGTGAGAAAACTGCTCTCGCCTTACTTCAAGATCGTGGGCGAACTGCTTCTGCTGTCTACCCGCTGCGAATACCTGTGCGATTAGCGTGGTCACGACACCAATAACACCACCAGCGATGACACCGGCCAGTTGTGATTCCCAGAAATTCATTTCTGTCTCAGCCTTTCCTCCCCCGCCGCCAGCGGCCTGGTCTAGGCGACCTGGCCGCTCACTTTATTTTGTGACGGCGGCGCAATTCGGTATACTCGACCTATGAGCGACGTACAAGCAGATCCCCACGGAAATGGGGAACACGCCTTTCCCTCGGTCCCGCTAGCCTACGATCTCGCGGCACGACGCATGCCTTTGCTGTGATTGCCGATTCCCGCCGCGCTCAATTGGCCACTCCACCACGGCAGGCGTATAGGTCATTAATGGCAAAGAAAATTATCTACACGCTGAACGCGCGGAGCCACGAGATGCTTGAGAGCATGCGCAATTATTTCAAAATCGGTCCTGCCCGTATGCAGCATGAGATTCAGGGGCTACTGGCCCAGACCAAAGAAATCCTGGCAAGCAAGGGTATCAAGTATAGCGCCTTGAAAAGCGCCCTTGTGCCGGACCCAAAGCGGCGCGAAATCGCGCTCGTATTCGATACGCTCAATATGCAGGAGTCATGGTACGGGTTTCCGATCTATAGAGCCCTGATGCCCCTTCTTTCCAGACAAAGCAACTACAGCATTCTGGCAGGCGATTATATAGGCGACAATGACTGGCAGGATGTGCTCTACGAAAGAAGGAGCGAGTGATAAACGCTGTTATGAGTGATGAGAGAAGGGAGGCGCGGTTTCAGGAGTTCTTTTCCTCAGCCGGAACAAAGGCTCGCACAAAGCGCAGAAAGGCCAGGGCATAGCTGCCGAAAAAGCCGGCTAGCAGGCACAGCTCCAGGACGCCCAAGGGCAGGCTGGCGGGCTGCCACAGGGACGGCACGACGAGCACATAGCGCTCCAGCCACATGCCTAGGCCGATGACCAGCCCCAGGCCGGCCAGGGCTGTCGGGCGCCGCTTGAGGCCCCGGCTGAGCAGGAGCGGAAACGGAATCAGGAAGTTCAGGGCCAGCACGACCGCGCTGAGCGCCGCCCACGGCTGGTGGGCCAGCCGGCGCAGGATAAAGCCGGTTTCTTCCGGCAGGTTGGCGTACCAGATCGGCAGATAGTGGCACCAGAACAGATACGTCCACAGGATGCAAAAGCCAAAAATCAGCTTGCCCAGGTCGTGCGACTGGGCGGCCGTGGGCAGCGTCTGGAGGCCGAGCTTGTGAGCCGCCACCGCGCCGACCATGATGGCGGCCAGGCCGACATACAGATTGCCGACGCAAAAGAAAGCGCCGAACAGGGTGCTGATCCAGTGCGGATCGAGCGACATCACCAGATCGAAGCCGATCAGGCTGAACAGCACCGCATACAGGACAAGCAAGACGGGTGACAGCAGCTCCAGAACCCGCTGGCTGCGAGCCTGCTCGGTTGCGGCGTCGCACCGGTCGCGGCTCAGGCTGTTGTGGACGGCCGTGGGCCAGCGGCCGCTCGGGGCGGGCAGCCGCTCAATACGGGGACGTAGCGCGTAGTACACAAAGGTCAGGCTCAGCGTGTACAGCACGGCCAGGGCGCAAAAATCACGAAACAGCATAAAGCCCAGACTCAGCCACGGCTGTTTGGCTTTGATCGGTTCGTCCAGCCACGGGAACAGGTAGGCCGTGCCCCACATCAAGACCAGAAACAGGCTAAAGGAAATCGGCAGCCAGGCGGCCGTGGCCTCGGCCAGGCGGCGCAGCGGGCCGGCCCACTCGGCCTTGACCAGATGCAGGATGGCGGCAAAGGTCACGCCGCTCAGCGACACGCCCGACCAGAACAGCCAGTTGACCAGATACGCCTGCCAGACGCGCTGGGGGCTCAGCACCAGGCCCAGCCCAAAGGCCAGGACGCCCAGACCGACGCACACCCACAACAGTCCGACCAGCCGGGCCGGTAAGTGAGGGAGGGCAGGGGAGGCCGGGGTATTCATTGGTCTTGCAGGTGACGCAGGTAATTCACAATATCCCAGCGCTCAGCGACCGACAGGGCGTGGCCATAGCTGGGCATGATGATGCCGCCGCTGCGGATCGTCGCATACATATAGCCGTCTTTTTGACCTTTGATCCGCGTGGCGTGGAGGTCTGAGGACGGAATGCCCTTGCCCACGACCGAGCCGTCGCCCCGGCCCTGGGGACCGTGGCAGGCCGTGCAGTAGATCTGAAACAGGGCTTTGCCGCTGGCCAGGGACTCGGCCGAGGCCGGATTCGGGTTGCTGAGGCGCAGCCCGGCTCTGATCCGCTCCGACATGCGCGCCGACAGGGGCGGCTCAACCCCGGTCGTCGGCACACTGTGGGCGGGCGGAGGCTGCGGCGCCGTGCCGACCGCGAGTTCGGGCTGACCGTACATGTCGGTGTTCCACGGCAGGCTGTGGCCGCGCTCGGCGGCCAGGATCGCCAGGGCTGCGACCAGCAGGCACACCAGCCCCCGTTTCCGCTGGGGCTCACACACCTTGTTCATACACATCCTGGGCGCCGCTCGAAGCGAGGCTGTCCTTGACCGCTTCCAGCTGTGAGGCCGGACAGGCCACAAACACCCCAAAGCAGTCTTCTGAAAAGCGCGGATCGTGGCTGATTTCGACCGACCGGGCGGGCAGTCGGGCGTGTATCAACAGGCCGACCAGGGTTGCCAGGGCGCCGAACAGAATGGTCATCTCAAAGCCGATGATGGCGAACGACGGCAGCCCCAGGATCGGTTTGCCGCCCGTTTGCAGCGGCCAGTCCAGAGCCGTATAGATCGGCAGGCCAAAGCCGATACACATCCCCAGCAGCCCACCGGCCAGCGTGAAATAGCGGATCGGGCTGGGCGAGGCGTCAAACGCGCGCTGGATTTCGGGCACGGGAAAAGGCGACACCACGCTGAGCCGGGTGTAGCCGCGCTGGCGGAGCTGGCTGACGGCCGCCAGCAGGCTGTCGAGCCGGGGAAAAATACCTATCGCACCGCTGCCGCGTCCGCTCAATACAGGGGCGACCGGTACCGCGTCCGGGTCGGCCGGCGGTGGCTCGGCGGCGGCCGGCAGGTGCTCTTTGACCTCGGCCAGGGAGACCAGCGGCAGAAACTTGATGAACAGCAGAAACCACAGGAAAAACCAGGCAAAGCTGCCGGCGGTGATGCCGACCTCAACCCACGACGGCTGGTACACGCCCCAGGCCGAGGGATTAAACTCGTGGGCCAGGGACGAGACAATAATGACAAAGCGCTCCAGCCACATGCCGACGTTGATCAGCAGCGAGATGCCGAACAGCCACACGGTATGAGTCCGAATCGCGCGCAGCCACAGCAGCATCGGCACCACGCAGTTGCACAAGACCATCAGCCAGAACAGGCGGCCGTAATCGCCAAAGGCCCGATACCAGAAGATCTCGCGCTCAAACGGATTGCCGCTATACCAGGCGATGAACACCTCGCTGATATACGAGTAGCTGAGGATCAGCGAGGTGAGGATGATCATCTTGCCCAGATTGTCGAAATGGGTGGGAGTGATGTAGGCGTGCAGGCCGAAGATGCGTCGCAGCGGAATCAGCAGCGTCAAAACCATGGCCAGCCCCGAGAAAATCGCCCCGGCCACAAAGTAGGGGGCGAAAATCGTGCTGTGCCAGCCCGGCACCAGGGCCATGGCGAAGTCCCAGGACACCACGCTGTGGACCGACACGACGAGCGGCGTGGCCAGGGCGGCGAAAAACCCGTAGGCGCTGAGGTAGTGCAGCCACTGCCGGTTGGTGCCCTGCCAGCCCAGGGCCAGCAGGCCGTAGATGCGACGACGCAGGCCGCGCGCCCGATCCCGGATGGCGGCCAGGTCAGGCATCAGGCCGATGTACCAGAACATGGCGCTGACCGCGAAGTAGGTGCTGATGGCAAACGCGTCCCAGACCAGCGGAGACTGGAAGTTGACCCACAGCTGACGCTGATTCGGATACGGCAGCAGCCAGTAGAAATTCCACGCCCGGCCCAGGTGGATGATCGGGAACAGGGCGGCGGTCATGACCGCAAAGATCGTCATGGCCTCCGCACTGCGGGCGATAGACGTGCGCCAGCGCGCCCGGAACAGGAATAAGACCGCCGAGATCAGCGTCCCGGAGTGGGCAATGCCGACCCAGAACACAAAATTCGTGATGTACACGCCCCAGCTTACCGGGTGGCTCAGGCCCGTCACCCCCAGTCCGGCCTCAATCTGGTATCTCCAGCAGTACAGGCCAAAGGCCAGGACCGCCAGATCGCACACCAGCAGGATCGCCCAGGTTCTGATCGGAGCCGAGAAGGCCGGCTTGAGCAGGTCGCGGTTGACCTGACGATAGCTGAGGGTCGTGGTTTCCATGCCGCAGGGGAGGGCGCCGAGGCTCAGCCGCGTCCGCGCTTGACGACTCGTTCCAGGTAGGTCACCGCCGGTTTGGTATTGAGGTGGTCCAGGACGGTGTAGGCGCGCGGGTCGTGGCGCTGGTGGGAGACGGCGCTGTCGGGGTCTTCCAGATTGCCGAAGCGAATCGCCCGGGTCGGACACGTCTGGGCGCAGGCGGGGGTGACCTCGCCGTCCCGGACCGGCCGGTTTTCGTCCTTGGCCAAGTCTTTGGCAGCCTGAATCCGCTGGACGCAGAAGGTGCACTTCTCCATCACCCCGGCTTCCCGCACCGTCACGTCGGGATTGAGCTGGAGGTGGAGGGGTTCGGGCCATTCGGCCTGCGACCAGTTGAAGCGGCGCACCTTATACGAGCAGTTGTTCGAGCAGTAGCGGGTGCCGACACACCGGTTATAGATCTGGGCGTTCAGGCCCTCCGGGCTGTGATAGGTGGCGTACACCGGACACACCGGCTCGCACGGGGCGTTGCCGCACTGCTGACACAGCATGGGCGCAAACGACACCGGCGGGGCGTCGGGGTCCCAGTGCTGGGGCGAGGTATCGGCAAAATAGCGCTCGATCCGCAGCCAGGCCATCTCCCGGCCCTGGGCGACCGCCTGCTTGCCGACCGTTGGGATATTGTTCTCGGCGTAGCAGGCCGTCACACACGCCCCGCAGCCGGTGCAGGCCGACAGATCGACCGTCATGCCCCAGCGGTAGTGTTCGTACTCCAGCTCGGGATACATGTCGTGGTCGTCGTGCTGGCCGTGGGCGTCTGCCGTGTCGGAAGCGGCGGACCGTTTGGCCAGCGCGGCTGGGGTGACCGACCGGGCGATGCCGCGGCCGAGTTGGGTGTGGCTGCCGGCCGTGGTGACCAGCGGCTCCCGGCGTCCGGCCGACGCGACCTGGACCCGGGTCGAGAACCAGGCCAGCCCGCCGGCCTCGGTGCGGGCGTCGGCCGGCAGGAGCTGAATCGGGTTGGCGCCGCGGCCGCTGGCGTAGCGCCCGTAGTTGGTGTGGCCCTGACCGATCGGCATGGCCAGCAGGTCCGGCTGCATGTGGGGGTAGAGGTAGGCCGGGGCTTCGAGCCGGCCGTGGTCGGAGTGCAGGACCAGCACCTCCCCGTCCTGGATGCCGAGCCGGGCTGCGGTCTGGGGATGGAGTTCGACCCAGGAGTCCCACACCGCCTTGGTCATGGGGTCGGGCAGTTCCTGCAACCAGGGTTTGTTCGCCCCCCGTCCGTCAAAATAGCGCGAGGACGGGTACAGCATGAGGGGCAGGGCGGCCTGCTGCGGACCGGACAGTTCCGGCGCCGCAAAGGTCTGCTCGAAGACGGCTGCGGACAGCTCGACCGCTATGGGCTGGGCCGCCTGCCAGTAGCCCCCGCGCTGCACGGCTGCGCGCCAGAAGGCGTCAAAATCCGCCTCAGCCCCGGACTCGTGTACGGCCCGCTGATGAATGGTCTGCCACGAGTCCTGGAGATAGGCAAGGAAGCCACCCCCGGCCGGATCAGGCGCCTGCTCGGCGGCTTCCGGCGCCGCTTGATCCGGGCTGGTCTGGACCAGCTGGGCGGCGGTCGAGAGCAGCACGTCGCCCATTGGTCGGGTGTCAAACACCGGGGCCATGACCGGCTGCATCAGGCTATGCACGCCGGGCTGCGGGCTGTGGTCGCCCCAGCTCTCCAGTGGGCTGTGGTCGGGCAGCACCAAGTCGGCCCGGGCGGTTGTTTCATCGACAAAACACGAGAAGCTGACGATGAACGGCACCCGCTCAAGCGCCTCGGCAAACCCGCTGGCCCGGGGCAGGCTGAAGACCGGGTTGGCATGGGCCAGCAGCAGGAGCGGGACAGCGCCGTCCGCCATGGCCGTGGTGAGAGCGTCGAGCGAGCTGGAGGGCTGGGTCCGGGCCGGTCCGTCGTCGGCTTCAAAGCGGACGGTCTGACCGATATTGCCGGCCACGTAGTTGAGCAGCAGGACGGCCACCTGACTGGCCGTCGCCTGGCGCGAGGTTGTCGCCAGCCCAGGCCCCAGCGCCAGACTCGGCCGCTGGCTGGCAAAGTCGCGGGCCAGGCTCTGCACCCGCCAGGCCGGCACGCCGGTCAGCTCGGCCGTCCGCTCCAGCGAATAGGGCGCCAGCAGGGCGCTGAGCCGGTGGGCTTCGGACGCCGCCAGGCCGGCGGGTTGCTCGTCAACAATGATGCGGGCCATACCCAGGGCCAGAAACGCCTCGTGGCCGGCCCGAATACTGACCCAGGTATCGGCGTTGGCGCCGGTTTGCGACAGTCGCGGCTCGACCTGAACGAAGCGGCCAGCGCCACCGTGCATTTTGCCAAAGGCTGTGGCGTAGGCGACCGGCGAGCGCCAGGTTTCCAGAAAGTCGGCGCCAAAGCCGAGCAGAAACTTGGCCTTGTCTATGGCATAGCTGGGCGCGGGACGCTGAAAACAGATCTGGCTCGCCCGGTCCAGCGCCTCATCGCTGAACGGCTCATAGATGTGCAGCCGCTGTGAGCCGAGGCCGGACAACCACTGGCCCACCAGGCGCTCCAGGCTGTCGCCGAGCTGGCCGGCCACAAACGCCGTCTCGGCCAGCTGGTTCTGGGCTTGGAGAGCCTGGAGCTTGTCGACCAGGCGCTGCTGGGCGTCCGGCCACGAGATGGCGTGCAGGCTGCCGTCCGCGTCCCGAGCCAGGGGCTGGCGAATGCGGTCGGGGTTATACAGTCCTTGCAGCGCAGCCTGACCCCGGGCGCACAGGGCGCCGGCGTTGAGCGGATGGGACGGATTGCCCTCGGCCTTGACCGCCCGGCCCTCGCGGGTGCGGATCAGCATGCCACAGCCGGCCGGACATTCTCGACAGGTGGTGGCATAGTAGCTGGCCAGCCCGGGGACAACGTCTTCGGGCTGAATGACGTATGGAATGATGGTCTCGACCGGCCCCGACGCACAGCTGACCAGCGGTGCGGTAGAGCTGACGCCGAGCAGTTTCAGAAAGTTTCGGCGATCAATTCCCATGCGCGCAATCCGTTGTGAGGGTCAATAATGGCATACCAGGCAGTCCTTGTCCGCCTGCTGAGCCTCGTGACACGTTACACACCAGCCCATCTTCAGCGACGACACTTGCTCGACCCGTTCCATCTGGATGACCTGCCCGTGGCAGCTGTCGCAGGCCACGCCGGCCCGGATATGGCGTTTGTGGCTGAAGCGGGTGAAGAGCGGCAGCGTATGCACCCGCAGCCAGGGGATGGGTTCCTGGCGCTGCCAGTAGTCCTGGACCTTGAGCAGTTCGGGCTTGTCGGTGGCGCTTTTGTGGCAGCCGATACACGTCTCGAGCGACGGAATGCCGGCCTGGGGAGAGACGCGGGCCGCGCTGTGACAGTACAGGCAGTCGAGCCCGTACTGCCCGGCGTGCAGGGCGTGACTGAAAGCGATTGGCTGGCGGGGCGCCTTGCCCCAACCGGTCAGGCCCAGGTCGATGAGGTGAAAATCCCACCAGGCGGCCTTGCCCGCATTCCACACGCCCTGGTTGACCTCCCGGGTGTAGAGCGCCGTCAGCACACCGAGCACAGCGATGACGAGGACAAGCAGGCGAAGGCGGAGTGTGGGTGTTGAGTGCATGTGGGCTGTCCCCATATATAGAGGACAAACCCGAGGCGCAAGGCGGAGGTGTCCGCCCGCGCCTGAGTCTGGGACGATTTCCCCTTGACCCACCGCGAAAAAGCCAGTACCTTTCGACCGCATTCAGTCGGGGCTACTCCGCCCACAGGAGGAAAAACCTATGCAATACGCAGGACTACAGACGCTGCTACGAAGCCTGGTCGCCGGAAGCCTGCTCGTGCTCGGTGTCCCTATTGAGGCGGCTGCCGTGGGCGGCAGAGTGGAGACCGCCGAGCCGCTGCCGTCTGCCGCACCCGCCCCGTCCCCGGCCAAGCAATCCCAAAATGGCACGTCCCAGATCAGCGATTTCAAGCCCATCACCCAGGAGCGTCTGCTTAAAGGCACGGCCGACCCGTCGGCCTGGCTGATGTACGGCGGCAGCTATGACAGTACCCGCTTCAGCCCGCTGACCGACATCAACCGCAACAATGTGAAAAAGCTCCAGGCGGCCTGGATGTTTCAAACCGGGGTGCCGGCCCAGTTCCAGGCCTCGCCGGTCGTGGCTGATGGCATCATGTATATGACTGCCGCCTTTAACCACGTGTATGCGATTCAGGCCGAGACCGGCGAGATGCTGTGGCGCTACGATCACCCTCTGCCCGGCGATATGCGGGTGTGCTGCGGCCCGAGCAACCGGGGCGTGGCGATCAGTGGCGATAAGGTCTTCATGGCGACCCTGGATGCCCGCCTGGTCGCCCTCCAGGCCCAGACCGGCGCCCTGGTCTGGCAGGCTGAGATCGACGACTATCGCAAAGGCTACAGCGCCACGGCCGCCCCGCTCATCGTCAAGGACAAGGTCATCGTCGGTATTGCCGGCGGCGAGTATGGCATTCGGGGCTATGTGGACGCCTATGATGTGGAGACCGGGGAGCGCAAGTGGCGCC is part of the Desulfurellaceae bacterium genome and encodes:
- a CDS encoding molybdopterin-dependent oxidoreductase; this encodes MGIDRRNFLKLLGVSSTAPLVSCASGPVETIIPYVIQPEDVVPGLASYYATTCRECPAGCGMLIRTREGRAVKAEGNPSHPLNAGALCARGQAALQGLYNPDRIRQPLARDADGSLHAISWPDAQQRLVDKLQALQAQNQLAETAFVAGQLGDSLERLVGQWLSGLGSQRLHIYEPFSDEALDRASQICFQRPAPSYAIDKAKFLLGFGADFLETWRSPVAYATAFGKMHGGAGRFVQVEPRLSQTGANADTWVSIRAGHEAFLALGMARIIVDEQPAGLAASEAHRLSALLAPYSLERTAELTGVPAWRVQSLARDFASQRPSLALGPGLATTSRQATASQVAVLLLNYVAGNIGQTVRFEADDGPARTQPSSSLDALTTAMADGAVPLLLLAHANPVFSLPRASGFAEALERVPFIVSFSCFVDETTARADLVLPDHSPLESWGDHSPQPGVHSLMQPVMAPVFDTRPMGDVLLSTAAQLVQTSPDQAAPEAAEQAPDPAGGGFLAYLQDSWQTIHQRAVHESGAEADFDAFWRAAVQRGGYWQAAQPIAVELSAAVFEQTFAAPELSGPQQAALPLMLYPSSRYFDGRGANKPWLQELPDPMTKAVWDSWVELHPQTAARLGIQDGEVLVLHSDHGRLEAPAYLYPHMQPDLLAMPIGQGHTNYGRYASGRGANPIQLLPADARTEAGGLAWFSTRVQVASAGRREPLVTTAGSHTQLGRGIARSVTPAALAKRSAASDTADAHGQHDDHDMYPELEYEHYRWGMTVDLSACTGCGACVTACYAENNIPTVGKQAVAQGREMAWLRIERYFADTSPQHWDPDAPPVSFAPMLCQQCGNAPCEPVCPVYATYHSPEGLNAQIYNRCVGTRYCSNNCSYKVRRFNWSQAEWPEPLHLQLNPDVTVREAGVMEKCTFCVQRIQAAKDLAKDENRPVRDGEVTPACAQTCPTRAIRFGNLEDPDSAVSHQRHDPRAYTVLDHLNTKPAVTYLERVVKRGRG
- a CDS encoding c-type cytochrome, whose translation is MNKVCEPQRKRGLVCLLVAALAILAAERGHSLPWNTDMYGQPELAVGTAPQPPPAHSVPTTGVEPPLSARMSERIRAGLRLSNPNPASAESLASGKALFQIYCTACHGPQGRGDGSVVGKGIPSSDLHATRIKGQKDGYMYATIRSGGIIMPSYGHALSVAERWDIVNYLRHLQDQ
- a CDS encoding DUF3341 domain-containing protein, which encodes METTTLSYRQVNRDLLKPAFSAPIRTWAILLVCDLAVLAFGLYCWRYQIEAGLGVTGLSHPVSWGVYITNFVFWVGIAHSGTLISAVLFLFRARWRTSIARSAEAMTIFAVMTAALFPIIHLGRAWNFYWLLPYPNQRQLWVNFQSPLVWDAFAISTYFAVSAMFWYIGLMPDLAAIRDRARGLRRRIYGLLALGWQGTNRQWLHYLSAYGFFAALATPLVVSVHSVVSWDFAMALVPGWHSTIFAPYFVAGAIFSGLAMVLTLLIPLRRIFGLHAYITPTHFDNLGKMIILTSLILSYSYISEVFIAWYSGNPFEREIFWYRAFGDYGRLFWLMVLCNCVVPMLLWLRAIRTHTVWLFGISLLINVGMWLERFVIIVSSLAHEFNPSAWGVYQPSWVEVGITAGSFAWFFLWFLLFIKFLPLVSLAEVKEHLPAAAEPPPADPDAVPVAPVLSGRGSGAIGIFPRLDSLLAAVSQLRQRGYTRLSVVSPFPVPEIQRAFDASPSPIRYFTLAGGLLGMCIGFGLPIYTALDWPLQTGGKPILGLPSFAIIGFEMTILFGALATLVGLLIHARLPARSVEISHDPRFSEDCFGVFVACPASQLEAVKDSLASSGAQDVYEQGV
- a CDS encoding HigA family addiction module antidote protein → MPMKNPPHPGKIVRVSCLEPLGLNVTEGAKVLGVSRQALSNLVNCRARMSTDMAIRLAKAFGSTTETWIRLQAAYDVAQAQAREDEIEVERYEPRPAAGQ
- a CDS encoding cytochrome c3 family protein, whose amino-acid sequence is MHSTPTLRLRLLVLVIAVLGVLTALYTREVNQGVWNAGKAAWWDFHLIDLGLTGWGKAPRQPIAFSHALHAGQYGLDCLYCHSAARVSPQAGIPSLETCIGCHKSATDKPELLKVQDYWQRQEPIPWLRVHTLPLFTRFSHKRHIRAGVACDSCHGQVIQMERVEQVSSLKMGWCVTCHEAQQADKDCLVCHY